The Sulfuricurvum sp. IAE1 DNA segment CGAAAGGAGATCCTCTCGCGGCTCAAACTCTACGCCGGGATGGGGATCGTCGCATTGCTGCTCACTATAGCATGGATAGGAAAGAAGTTCGGTCTCTTCCATCCGACGATGATGGCGGTGCTCATCGGATTTATCGCCCTAAGCTCCATCATCTACCGGTGGACGGTATCGGAGTATGCCAAAGATTTCAAAGAGCGTATCATCACACCGCTGATCCATGCGATCGATCCCCATCTCCTCTACAACCCCGGCTTCACCGTTTCGCAGCACCTGTTCGAGCGCAGCGATCTCTTCAAACGCTCTATCGACCGCTACGGCGGCAACGACTACGTCAAAGGCTCCATCGAGGGGGTTCCTCTGGAATTTTCAGACGTTCACGCCGAATACCAGACACGCGACTCGAAAGGGAGGACGCAGTGGCACACCCTTTTTCGGGGGCTCTTCCTCGTCGCCGAATTCAACAAACACTTCAGCGCCAAGACGGTGATCCTCCCCGACCACGCCGAAAAAACGTTCGGTTCCCTGATCGGAGGGTGGTTCCAGTCGAAAAATTTCAGCCGCGACGGCCTGATCCGCATGGACGACCCCGAATTCGAAAAGACGTTCGTCGTCTACGGAAACGACCCCATCGAAGCGCGCTATATACTCACCCATTCCATGATGAAGCGGCTCCTCGATTTCCAGCGTCGCCTTCCCCACCCGTTGTTCGTCTCGTTCGTGCACAACCATATCCATATCGCCGTAGCGACGGGAAAAGACCTCTTCGAACCCGC contains these protein-coding regions:
- a CDS encoding DUF3137 domain-containing protein, with translation MKSASELTDFYYRELYPSLSELEKTRKEILSRLKLYAGMGIVALLLTIAWIGKKFGLFHPTMMAVLIGFIALSSIIYRWTVSEYAKDFKERIITPLIHAIDPHLLYNPGFTVSQHLFERSDLFKRSIDRYGGNDYVKGSIEGVPLEFSDVHAEYQTRDSKGRTQWHTLFRGLFLVAEFNKHFSAKTVILPDHAEKTFGSLIGGWFQSKNFSRDGLIRMDDPEFEKTFVVYGNDPIEARYILTHSMMKRLLDFQRRLPHPLFVSFVHNHIHIAVATGKDLFEPALFTSLFDYKQAMEYVNTLRNTIGLVEELKLNEKLWSKE